The Dehalococcoidia bacterium genome includes the window GGAAGAAGGCCATCGTCACCCTGGCCGAGGGGCACAAGATAGAGCTGTTCGAGGGCGTGTGATAGCTATGGGGATCAAGGTCTACAAGCCCACCTCCCCCGGCCGGCGCAACGCCACCGGCTACTCCTTCGAGGAGATCACCAAGAAGGAGCCGGAGAAGTCGCTCCTGGCCCCCAAGAAGCGGACCGGGGGGCGCAACAACCAGGGCAAGATAACGGTGCGCCACCGCGGCGGCGGGGCCAAGCGCCGCCTGCGCATCATCGACTTCAAGCGCGACAAGTGGGGCGTGCCGGGCAAGGTGGTGGCCATCGAGTACGACCCCAACCGCACCGCCCGCATCGCCCTGATCCAGTACGCCGACGGTGAAAAGCGCTACATCCTCTGCCCCCTGGGCCTGCAGGTGGGCGATACCGTGATGGCCGGGCCGGGGGCCGAGATCCGTCCCGGCAACGCCCTCCCCTTGCGGGAGATACCCGTGGGCACCCTCGTGCACAACGTGGAGCTGCACAAGGGCAAGGGCGGGCAGATGGTGCGATCGGCCGGGGCGGCGGCCCAGATCCTGGCCCGCGAGGAGCGCTACGTCCTGCTGCGCCTCCCCTCGGGCGAGGTGCGCCGAGTGCTGGGCGACTGCATGGCCACCGTGGGCCAGGTGGGCAACGTGGAGCACGACCAGATCGTGCTGGGCAAGGCGGGCCGCAGGCGGCACCTGGGCTGGCGGCCTGCGGTGCGCGGTTCGGCCATGACGCCCAGGGACCACCCCCACGGCGGCGGCGAGGGACGGGCACCCATCGGCCTGCCCCACCCCAAGACCCCGTGGGGCAAGCCGGCCCTGGGGGTGAGGACGCGGCGGCGCAAGGACACCGACAAGTACATCGTGCGTCGTCGCTACCAGAGCTAGGAGGTGCTGGGGCGTGTCCCGCTCGCGCAAGAAGGGCCCATACGTAGACCCCAAGCTCATGAAGAAGGTGCTGCGGGCGCGGCAGACGGGCCAGCGCCAGGTCATACGCACCTGGTCGCGGCGCTCCACCATCGTGCCCGAGATGGTCGGCCTGACCATCGCCGTGCACGACGGGCGGCGGCACGTGCCCATCTTCATCACCGAGAACATGGTGGGCCACAAGCTGGGGGAGTTCGCTCCCACCCGCACCTTCCGGGGCCACAGCGGCAAGACGGCCCAGGTGGCCCGCATGAAGAAGAGGTAGGGCGAAGGCCATGGAGGTCCGGAGCTTCGTGCGCAACGCCCCCGTATCGGCCAAGAAGGTTAACCTCATCCTGGACCAGATACGGGGCAAGAGGGTGGACGAGGCCCTGACCATCCTGCGCTTTATGACCTCGCCCAAGGCCCGCATCGTGGCCAAGGCGGTGCGCTCGGCGGCGGCCAACGCCGAGAACAACTACAACCTGGACCCCCGCCGGTTGCGCATCGTCGCCTGCTGGGCCGGAGAGGGGATCCGCCTCAAGCGCCTCAACCCCCGCGCCCGCGGCCGGGCCGACATCATCCAGAAGAGGCGGGCCAACATCACCATCGTGGTGGACGAGGTGTGAGCTATGGGGCATAAGGTGCACCCCACCGGCCTGCGCATCGGCATCATATACGACTGGCAGAGCAAGTGGTTCTCGGACAAGGACCCCCTTTACCGGGAGCTGCTGCACGAGGACCTGACCATTCGCCGCAGCATCCTGGACATGCTGCGGGACGCCGCCATCTCGCGGGTGGAGATAGAGCGCAACGCCAACCAGGTGACGGTGACCATCCACACCGCCCGGCCGGGCATCGTCATCGGCCGGGGCGGCCAGCGGGTGGAGGAGATCCGCAACCGCCTGGAGGAGCTGACGGGCAAGCGGGTAAGGGTGAACATCACCGAGGTGCCGGCGCCGGAGCTGGACGCCCGCCTGGTGGCCCAGACGGTGGCGCGGCAGATCGAGCAGCGCATCTCCCACCGGCGGGCCATCAAGCAGGCGGCAGCCAGGGCCATGCAGCGGGGCGCCCTGGGCGTCAAGATCAGGGTGGCCGGCCGCCTGGGCGGCGCCGACATGAGCCGCAAGGCGGTGGAGCTGGTGGGGCGGGTGCCCCTCCACACCCTGCGGGCCGACATCGACTATGGCTTCGCCGAGGCCCGCACCCAGCTGGGCGTCATCGGCGTCAAGGTCTGGATATACAAGGGCGACGTCCTCCCCGAGCGGGAGCGGGCCGAGGCCGCCGAGGCGGCAGCGGAGGTGAGCGAAGGTGCTCCAGCCCAGGAAGGTTAAGTACCGCAAGCAGCAGCGGGGCCGCCTCAAGGGGCGGGCCAACTCGGGCAACTATGTGGCCTTCGGCGAGTGGGGCCTGCAGGCCCTGGGGGCCTGCTGGCTCTCCGCCCGCCAGATCGAGGCCGCCCGCCGCGTCATCGCCCGCATGGTGCGCCGTGGCGGGAAGATGTGGATCCGCGTCTTCCCCGACAAGCCCATCACCAAGAAGCCCCTGGAGACGCGCATGGGCAGCGGCAAGGGGCCGGTGGAGTACTGGGCAGCGGTGGTCAAGCCCGGGCGCATCCTCTTCGAGGTGGCGGGCGTGCGCGAGGACCTGGCCAAGGAGGCCCTGGAACAGGCCGCCCACAAGCTGCCCATCCCCTGCCGCATCGTCCACAGGGAGGCTGCCTAGGAGATGGGCCGCTACGTCAAGACCATGGACGAGATCCGCCGCCTGTCGGACAAGGAGCTGGCGGAGGAGATCGAGGAGACCTATCGCCGCCTCTTTCAGTTGCGGCTGCAGCAACAGACGCGCCAGCTCCAGGACACCAGCCAGCTCCAGAAGCTGCGGCGGCACCTGGCCCGACTGAAGACGGAGCAGCGGGCACGGGAGCTGGCCCGCATCAACCGGTAGGGGAGGCACACCTGGTCATGGCCGGCGAAGAGCTGAAGTTCGGGCGGCGCAGGGTGCTGGAGGGGGTCGTGGTCAGCGACCGCATGCAGAAGACTGTGACGGTGGCCGTGGAGCGGCTCACCCGTCACCCCCTCTACAAGAAGACCATCCGCCGCACCAAGAAGTACCACGCCCACGACGAGAACAACGAATGCCGCGTGGGCGACCGGGTGCTCATCGTCGAGAGCCGGCCCCTCTCCCGCACCAAGCGCTGGCGGGTGGTCCGCATCCTGCAGCGGGCCGAACAGGTGGAGGTCAAGGCCGAAGAGGTGGACCTGGAGACCCTGGGCGAGCGCCGCCGACAGGAGGAGACGCCTGAGGCCGCTGGGGAGGCGCAACAGCCATGATCCAGAACTACACTCGCCTCAAGGTGGCCGACAACTCGGGGGCGCGGGAGATCATGTGCTTCCGCGTGCTCGGGGGTTCCAACCGGAAGTACGCCGGCCTGGGAGACGTCATCGTCGCTTCGGTGAAGGATGCCATACCCCACGCGCCCGTCAAGAAAGGGGACGTGGTGCGGGCGGTGGTGGTGCGGGTGGCCAAGACCACCCGCCGCCGCGACGGCACGTACATCCGCTTCGACGACAACGCCGCCGTCATCCTGGCCCCCGACGGCCAGAACCCCCGCGGCACCCGCGTCTTCGGCCCGGTAGCCCGCGAGCTGCGGGAGAAGGGCTTCATGAAGATCATCTCCCTGGCGCCGGAGGTGGTCTGAGGTGGCCCAGAAGATCAAGCGCCAGGACACAGTGCTGGTGGTGCGGGGCCGCGACCGCGGCAAGGTGGGCACCGTTCGCCAGGTCATCCCCCGCGAGCAACGCATCGTCGTTGAGGGAGTGAACGTCGTCAAGCGCCACCTGCGGGCCATGCCCAACCGGCCGGGCGGCATCGTCCAGAGGGAGTCGCCCATCCACTGGTCCAAGGTCAAGCTGGTCTGTCCGGCCTGCGGCAAGGCCACCAGGGTGGGCTTTCGCCGCCTGGATGACGGGCGCAAGGTGCGATACTGTAAAAAGTGCGACGCCAACATCGACTGAGGCCATGCAGGGCAGCAACGGCTACATACCCAGGCTCAAGCAGCGCTACCGAGAGGAAGTGGTGCCGGCCCTGATGCGGGAGTTCGGCTACCGCAACGTCATGCAGGTGCCCCGCATCGAGAAGGTCTGCCTCAACATCGGCCTGGGGGAGGCAGTCCAGAACCCCAAGGCGGTGGAGGCAGCCAGCAACGACCTGGCCCTCATCAGCGGCCAGCGCCCGGTGGTGACCCGAGCGCGCAAGTCCATCGCCAACTTCAAGGTGCGCAAGGGGATGCCCATCGGGCTGATGGTGACGCTGCGGGGCGACCGCATGTGGGAGTTCCTGGACAGGCTCATGAACGCTGCCCTGCCCCGCATCCGCGACTTCCAGGGAGTGCCGCCCGACTCCTTCGACGGCCGCGGCAACTACTCCCTGGGCATCCGCGAGCAGGTCATCTTCCCCGAGATCGACTACGACAAGATAGACCGGGTGCGCGGGCTTCAGGTGAACATCATCACCACTGCGCGCACCGACGAAGAGGGCAAGCGACTGCTGGAGCTGCTGGGCATGCCCTTCGCCAGGAGGTAGGGAGGTTGACCAGGAAGGCGCTCTACGTCAAGACCTTCATGAAGACGCCCAAGTTCCGGGTGCGCCACCGCAACCGTTGTCGGCTGTGCGGGCGGCCCAGGGCCTATTTGCGCCAGTTCGCCCTGTGCCGCATCTGCTTCCGCCGCCTGGCCCACGAGGGGCAGCTGCCCGGCGTGCAGAAGGCGAGCTGGTGATGCTGGCCATGATGACGGACCCCATCGCCGACATGCTGACGCGCATCCGCAACGCCATCATGGCGCGGCACGACTACACCGATGTGCCCGCCTCGCGGCTGAAGCTGGACATCGCGCGGGTGCTGAAGCGCGAGGGTTTCATCAAGGGCTACGAGGTCCGGGGCGAGGGGCCAAAGAAGACGCTGCGTATCTACCTGGCCTACACGGAGAAGGGGGAGCCCCTCATCTCGGGACTGCAGCGAGTCAGCAAGCCCGGCCTGCGCATCTACGTGCGGCGCAAGGAGATACCCCGCGTCTACGGCGGCCTGGGCATCGCCATCCTCTCCACCCCCCAGGGGGTCATGACCGGCCAGGAGGCCTGGCGCCGCAACCTGGGGGGCGAAGTGCTGTGCTACGTCTGGTGAGGGGGCTGAAGGGCATGTCGCGCGTCGGACGCAAGCCCGTGCCGATACCCCAGGGGGTCCAGGTCTCCCTGGACGGGGGGCGCATCACCGTCCGCGGCCCCCGCGGCGAGCTGTCATGGGAGTACCCGCGGGACATGCAGGTGGCGGTGGAGGACGGGCACATCGTCGTCAGGAGGCCCTCGGACCTGCCGCGCCACCGCGCCCTCCATGGCCTCACCCGCGCCCTCATCGCCAACATGGTGACGGGGGTAAGCGAGGGGTTCGAGAAGCGCCTGGAGCTGGTGGGCGTGGGATACCGCGCCCAGATGCAGGGCAACAAGCTGGTGCTGACGGTGGGCTACTCCCACCCCGTGGAGGTGGAGCCGCCTCCCGGCGTGGAGATCCAGGTGGAGGGCACCACCCAGGTGGTGGTGCGCGGCAGCGACAAGCAGTTGGTGGGGCAGGTGGCAGCCAACATCCGTGCCATCCGTCCGCCCGAGCCCTACAAGGGCAAGGGCATCCGCTACGTGGGTGAGGCCATCCGCCGGAAGGCGGGCAAGGGCGCCAAGGGAGGCAAGCGCTAGGCCATGGTCAAGGTCAAAACGCCCCGCCAGGCACGCATCCGCCGCCACCTGCGGGTGCGCAAGAAGGTCTTCGGCACGCCGGAGCGGCCGCGACTGGCGGTGTTCCGCAGCCTGAAGCACATCTACGCCCAGGTCATCGACGACACGCGAGGCCACACCCTGGCCGCAGCCTCGGACCTGGAGCCGGAGCTGCGGGCGCTGCGCCAGGGCAAGTCCAAGGCGGAGATGGCTGCCCTAGTGGGGGAACTGGTGGCCCGCCGTGCCCTGGACAGGGGCATCACCAAGGTGGTGTTCGACCGCGGCGGCTTCAAATATCATGGACGGGTGAAGGCCCTGGCCGAGGCAGCGCGGCAGGCCGGCCTCCAGTTCTAGGCAGGTGACGTCATGGGTATCCCGCTGAAGTACATCGCCGACCGCGACAGGGTGGTAAAGGACTCCTCGGGCCTGCCCCTGCAGGAGAGGACGGTCTACATCAACCGGGTGGCCAAGATGATGGCCGGAGGGCGTCGCTTCCACTTCACCGCCCTGGTGGTGGTGGGCGACGGCCAGGGGCACGTGGGGGCGGCCCTAGGGAAGGCCACCGAGGTGCCCGAGGCCATTCGCAAGGCCTCCAACAAGGCGCGCCAGTTCCTCATACGGGTGCCACTGGTCAACGGCACCATCCCCCACCCGTTGGTGGTCAAGTATGGCGCCTCGCGGGTGATCATCAAGCCCGCGCCGCCGGGCACCGGCCTCATCGCCGGCGGTGCCATGCGGCCCGTGCTGGAGCTGGCCGGCGTCAAGGACGCCGTCTGCAAGGCGCTGGGCAGCACCAACCCCGTCAACCTGGTGAAGGCCACCATTTACGCCCTGTCCCAGATCAAAGAGCCCGAGGTGGTGCGGGCCCTGCGCGCCCGCGTGGCGGCGGAGGAGGTGTAGCTCCGGTGCCCCGTCTGCGCATCACCTGGCGCAAGAGCGCCATCGGCTACCGCCGCGACCAGAAGGAGACCATTCGCGCCCTGGGCCTGAAGCGCCTGGGGCACACGGTGGTGCACGAGGACACCCCCTCCATCCGGGGAATGATTTTCAAGGTCCGCCACCTGCTGACCGTGGAGGAGGTAAGGGACTGATGCTGGCCCACGAACTGAGGCCGCCACGGGGGGCCAAGCACCGGCGCAAGCGCGTCGGCCGGGGCGACAGCAGCGGCCACGGCAGCTATTCGGGCCGCGGCATCAAGGGCCAGAAGGCCCGCGCTGGCAAGCCCGTGCCCCCCTGGTTCGAGGGCGGCCAGACGCGGCTGGTGAAGGGGCTGCCCAAGATGCGCGGCTTCGTCAACCCCTTCAGGGTCGAATACGAGGTGGTCAACGTCGGCCAGCTGAACCGCTTCCCCGCCGGTAGCGAGGTGACGCCGGAGCTGCTGCGCCAGCAGCGTCTGGTGCGGGACGAGAAGCGCCCCCTAAAGGTGCTGGGCAGCGGCGAGCTGAAGGTGGCCCTGACGGTGCGCGCCCACCGCTTCAGTCAGTCGGCGCGCGAGAAGATCGAAGCTGCGGGGGGTCGCGCCCTGCCCCTGGAGGCGTCCGAGGGTGACGGCGGCCACTAGGGGCCAGCGTCAGGCCCAGCCCCAGCTCCTGCAGGCGGCCCTCAACGCCCTGCTGCAGCCCGACCTGCGCCAGCGCCTCCTGTTCGTATTCGCGATGCTGGTGGTCTTTCGGTTCATCTCCAACCTGCCGGTGCCAGGGGTCGACCCGAGGGTGCTGCAGGACCTGTTCCGACAGAACACCATCCTCGGCTTTCTGAACTTCTTCTCGGGCGGCGCCCTGAAGAACATGAGCGTGGCCGCCATGGGCGTTTACCCCTACGTGACGGCGGCCATCGTCATGCAGTTGCTGGTGCCGCTGGTGCCGACCCTGCGGGCCCTCTCCCAGGAGGGCGAATACGGGCGCAGGCAGATCGAGATCTACACCCACTGGCTGACGGTGCCCATGGCGCTGTTGCAGGGCTACGGGCAGCTCATCCTCATCCAGAGCCTGCTGCCAGGCAGCATCCAGGTGGGCTTCACGGGCGAGACGGGGCTGCGGACGATCACCATCCTCATCACCATGGCCGCCGGCACCATGTTCCTGGTGTGGCTGGGGGAGCTCATCACCGAGAAGGGCATCGGCAACGGCATCTCCATCCTCATTTTCGCCGGGATAGTGTCGGGCCTGCCGGAGTACGTGGGGGCGCGGCTGTTCACGGGGGTGGGCGGGACCGTCACCAGCACCCTGATGCTGGGTCTGTTCACGCTGGGGCTGGTCTACCTCATCGTCTTCTTCCAGGAGGCGCAGCGGCGGATACCGGTCCAATATTCCCGCAGCGTGTTCCGGGGCGGGCGCATGTACCGGCAGTCGGGGCAGACCCACATCCCCCTGAGGGTGAACTCGGTGGGCATGGTGCCCCTCATCTTCGCCTACTCCATCATCCTTTTGCCGGCCTACGTGGGACAGGTGCTGGCCCAGAACAGCAACGAGTTCATCAGCAACCTCGGGGAGTGGGCGCAACGGGCCTTCACCCCGGGCAACCCCTTCTACTGGCTGTTGCTGTTCCTGAGCGTCGTCATCTTCACCTTCTTCTACACGCTGGTCATCTTCCAGCAGCAGAACCTGGCCGAGAACCTGCAGCGGCAGGGCGGCTTCATCCCCGGCATCCGTCCCGGCAAGCCCACGGAGGAGTACATCAACCGGGTCCTGATGCGCATCACCTGGGCGGGAGCGCTCTTTCTGGGCTTCGTGGCCGTGTCGCCCTTCCTCATCGGCGCCTTGATGGAGCAGGACGTGAGCCTGCGAGGGCGCTCGGCCGCCCTGGGCATCAGCGCCAGCGGCCTCATCATCGTGGTGGGAGTGGTGCTGGACACCATGCGCCAGATCGAGGCCCAGCTGCTGATGCGCCAGTACGAAGGCTTCATTCGCTAGGTAAGGGACATGTTCCTGGTGCTGTTGGGTCTGCCTGGGGCCGGCAAGGGCACCCAGGCTGCCTTTCTGGCCCAACACCTGGGGCTGGCCCACATCACCACCGGCGAGCTGTTCCGCGAGAACATCCGCCGCGGCACGGAGCTGGGGGAGAGGGCGCGGCCTTACGTGGAGTCGGGGCGACTGGTGCCCGACGAGATCACCATCGCTATGTTGTTGAAGCGGTTGGAGGAGCCCGACTGCCAGCGAGGATGCCTTCTGGACGGCTTTCCCCGCACCCTGGCCCAGGCGCGGGCGCTGGACGAGGCCCTCGCCCAGCGGGGGCAGGGCATCGATATGGCCATCTACCTGCGGGTCTCGGAGGAGGAGCTGGTGCGCCGCCTGTCGGGGCGATGGAACTGCCCCACTTGCGGCGCCGTTTACCACGAGACCAACGCTCCGCCCAGAGTGCCGGGCATCTGCGACCGCGATGGCTCGCGGCTCTACCAGCGCGAGGACGATCGCCCTGAGGTGGTGCGCACCCGACTGCAGGTGAACATGGCGCAGCTCAGGGAGCTGCTCGAGCACTACCGGGGCCAGGGCAAGCTGCAGGAGGTGGACGGGGAGCAGCCTGTGGAGGCCGTGAGGGAGCGTCTCCTCGCCCTGGTGACGGCTGCCCGGGAGAGGTGAACCGGGGACGTGCCCATCGTCATCAAGTCCGACGAGGAGATCGCCATTATGCGGGAGGCGGGCCGCCACGTGGCCCAAGTCCTGCAGATGCTGGTGGAGCACGTGCGCCCGGGAGTGGTGGAGAGGGAGCTGGACGAGCTGGTGCGCCGGGAGTTCGCCCGTCGGGGCGTCATTCCCACCTTCCTGGGCTACCAGGGGTATCCGGCTACCGTGTGCATCTCGGTGAACGACGAGATCGTGCACGGCATCCCCGGCGACCGGGCCTTCCAGGAAGGGGACATCGTCAGCATCGACCTGGGCTGCACCTACCGGGGGTTCGTGGCCGACTGCGCCGTGACAGTGGGAGTGGGCCGCATCAGCCCGGAGGCGGAGCGCCTCATTCGCGTCACCGAGGAGGCCCTGTGGCGGGGGATAAGGGCAGCCCGGGCAGGGTCGCGTCTCGGGGCCATCGGCCACGCCATCCAGACCTACGTGGAGGCGGAGGGATTCTCGGTGGTGCGGGAGTACGTGGGGCACGGAGTGGGGCGGCAGATGCACGAGGACCCGCAGGTCCCCAACTACGGTCCCCCCGACTGGGGGCCGGTGCTGAGGAAGGGGATGGTGCTGGCCATCGAGCCCATGGTCAACATGGGCACCTGGCGCACCAAGCGGGACCCCGACGGCTGGACCGTGCGCACCGCCGACGGCTCCCTCTCGGCCCATTTCGAGCACACCATCGCCATAACCGATGGGGACCCGGTAGTGCTAACGCTGCCCTGAAGGCGTATAATAAAAATTTGGTCGCCTGTTGAGGGGGGAACGGAAAGAGGCCTTATGCCAAAAAAGGACACCATCGAGGTGGAGGGCATCGTCAGGGAGTCGTTGCCCAACGCCATGTTCAGAGTAGAGCTGCCCAACGGACACATGGTGCTGGCCCACGCCTCGGGCAAGATGCGCATGCACTTTATCCGCATCCTGCCCGGCGACCGGGTGCTGGTGGAGCTTTCTCCCTACGACCTGAGCCGTGGGCGCATCACCTACCGCTTTCGCGAGAGCGGGGAGGCAGCGCGATGAAGGTGCGACCTTCGGTGACCCGTCGCTGCGACAAGTGCAAGGTGGTGCGGCGCCGGGGCGTGGTCTATATCATCTGCCCCAACCCGCGCCACAAGCAGCGCCAGGGCTAGGAGGAAGGCCATGGCGAGAATCGCCGGAGTAGACATACCCAATGACAAGCGGCTGGATGTGGCCCTGACCTACATCTACGGCATCGGCCGCACCCGCGCCCTGGAGGTGTGCCAGAACACGGGTATCGATCCCGCCCGCAAGGTGAGGGACCTCTCGGACGAGGAGCTGAACCGGCTGCGGGAGTTCATCGACCGCAACTACAAGGTGGAGGGGGAGCTGCGGGCGGAGGTGCGGCAGAACATCCAGCGGCTCATCGAGATCAACTGCTACCGTGGCATACGTCATCGGCGGGGCCTGCCGGTGCGGGGGCAGCGCACCCGCACCAACGCCCGCACCCGCAAGGGCCCCCGCAAGACGGTGGCTGGCAAGCGGCGGGCCAAGGTCAGGAAGTAAGGGGGTAAGAGGAGATGCCACGGCCGAGACCCAGCAGCGGCGTCCGGCGGCGCGACCGCAAGAACATCCCTGTGGGGCGCGCCTACATTCAGTCCACCTTCAACAACACCATCGTCACCCTCACCGACCCCCAGGGGAACGTCATCTCCTGGGCCAGCGGCGGCACCGTGGGCTTCAAGGGGTCCCGCAAGGGCACGCCCTACGCCGCCAGCGTGGCTGCCGAGACGGCCGCCCGTCGCGCCGTGGAGCACGGCCTGCGCCAGGTGGAGGTGCTGGTGAAGGGGCCGGGCAGCGGTCGCGAGCCGGCCATACGCGCCCTGCAGGCAGCCGGGCTGCAGGTCACCAGCATCCGCGACGTCACCCCCATTCCCCACAACGGCTGTCGGCCGCCGAAGCGGCGCCGCGTCTAGCTCGGGGTTACGCAGAGGGAGGAGGAAGTCAGGCCATGGGACGTTACACCGGCCCTGTCTGCCGCCTGTGCCGGCGGGCGGGCGTGAAGCTCTACCTGAAGGGGAACAAGTGCTACACCAACTGCGTCCTGGAGAAGCGGCCCTACCCGCCCGGCCAGCACGGCCCCGAGCGACGTCAGTTCCGCCTGTCCGACCGTGGCATCCAGCTACGGGAGAAGCAGAAGGCGCGCTACATCTACGGGATGATGGAGCGCCAGTTCCGCCGCTTCTTCGAAGAGGCCCGGCGCCAGAAGGGCGTCACCGGCGAGAACCTGGTCAAGCTGCTGGAGCGGCGGCTGGACAACGTGGTCTACCGGCTGGGCTTCGCCGAGTCGCGCAACCAGGCGCGGCAGCTGGTGCGACACGGCCACATCACCGTCAACGGTCGCAAGGCGGACATCCCGTCCATGCTGCTGCGGCCGGGCGACACGGTGGGCTGGACGCCGCAGGGGCAGCGCACCGCCCTGTTCGAGATGGCCAAGGCCCAGGTGGGCTCCAGGCAGGTGCCCTCATGGCTCTCTCTGGACACTGAGGCCATGACGGGGCGGGTGCTCTCGGAGCCCAACCTGGAGGAGGTGCCCGTGTTCTTCAACACGGCCTCCATCGTGGAATACTACTCGCGCTGATCGAAGTCCGTCAGTCGTTCTTGAGGTTTGGAGGTGGGTCTGCCTTGACCCTGCAAGAGGTGCTCGAACTGCCCCGCATCGAGATCGAGGAGGACCAGGGCGATTACGCCCGGGTAGTGGTGGCGCCCCTGCTGCCCGGCTTCGGCATCACCCTGGGCAACTCCCTGCGCCGGGTGCTCCTGAGCTCCCTGCCCGGGGCAGCCATCACCCAGGTGCTCATCGAGGGGGTGCTGCACGAGTTCTCCACCATACCCCACGTCAAGGAGGACACCATCGAGTTCCTCCTGAACGTGAAGGCCATCCGGCTGCGGGCCCTGTCCGACCGTCCGGCCACCCTGGTGCTGGACATCCAGGGGCGGGAAGGGGAGATAACCGCCGCCGACATCCAGGTCCCCGAGCACATCGAGGTGGTAAACCCCGAGCAGCACCTGCTCACCGTGGACTCTCCCGAGGCCCGTCTGCACATCGAGTTCACGGTGGAGACGGGCCGCGGCTACCGTCCCGCCAGCCAGACCGATGGCCTGCCCATAGGCACCATCGCTGTGGACGCCATCTTCACCCCTGTGCGCCGCGTCAGCTACCGGGTGGAGCCCACCCGCGTGGGGCAGGCCAGCAACTATGACCGCCTGATACTGGAGGTGTGGACCGACGGCACCGTGGGTGCGGTGGAGGCCGTCAGCCGCGGCGCCGACATGCTCCTGCAACACCTGCGGCTGTTCACCAGCATGGGCCGCGCTGCCGCCCCGGTCCTCAGCCGCGGCATCGGTGCTGGCCTCCTGATCTCCGAGGACCAGTACAATATGCCCATCGACGACCTGGACCTCTCCATGCGGACCTACAACTGCCTGCGCCGCAGCGGCATCACCACCGTGGGACAGGTCCTGGAGCGCACCGAGGAGGAGCTGCTGTCCCTGCGCAACTTCGGCCGCAAGTCCTACGAAGAGCTGAGACAGCGCCTGGCCGAGCTGGGCATCCTTCCTCTGACGGCCGAGACCCTGACGGGCGCCACCGAAGAGGAAGAAGAGGAGGAGCTGGCTGAGGAGGGGGAGCTGGCCGAAGAGGCGCAGCCCGAGGCGGCCGCCCCGGCCGAGGCTGTCCAGGAACCGGTCGCGGAGGCCCCGCCCGAGGCGGAGATGAAGGCGCCGACCCCCAAGGAGGAGAAGAAGCGGGAGCGGCGCAAGGAGAAGGCCCCAGCCGAGACCATCGCCGGCGGCGACGGCCAGGAGGCGCCCGAGGCCGAGGAGATCGATCCCCGCTGGGCCAAGCTGCGGGAGCTCAAGCAACAGGCAGAGGAAGAGGAGTGAGCCATGGCCCACCAGGTGGACGGACGCAAGCTCGGTCGGCCCACCGACCACCGCCTGGCCCTCTTCCGCAACCAGGTCACCGACCTGCTGCGCTACGAGCGCATCGTCACCACCGAGGCCAAGGCCAAGGAGGTGCGGGGCCTGGCCGAGAAGATGATAACCCTGGCCAAGAAGGGCGACCTGGCCTCGCGCCGTCGCGCCCTGGCCTTCATTTACGACAAAAAGGTGGTGCGCAAGC containing:
- the rpsD gene encoding 30S ribosomal protein S4, encoding MGRYTGPVCRLCRRAGVKLYLKGNKCYTNCVLEKRPYPPGQHGPERRQFRLSDRGIQLREKQKARYIYGMMERQFRRFFEEARRQKGVTGENLVKLLERRLDNVVYRLGFAESRNQARQLVRHGHITVNGRKADIPSMLLRPGDTVGWTPQGQRTALFEMAKAQVGSRQVPSWLSLDTEAMTGRVLSEPNLEEVPVFFNTASIVEYYSR
- a CDS encoding DNA-directed RNA polymerase subunit alpha, with the protein product MTLQEVLELPRIEIEEDQGDYARVVVAPLLPGFGITLGNSLRRVLLSSLPGAAITQVLIEGVLHEFSTIPHVKEDTIEFLLNVKAIRLRALSDRPATLVLDIQGREGEITAADIQVPEHIEVVNPEQHLLTVDSPEARLHIEFTVETGRGYRPASQTDGLPIGTIAVDAIFTPVRRVSYRVEPTRVGQASNYDRLILEVWTDGTVGAVEAVSRGADMLLQHLRLFTSMGRAAAPVLSRGIGAGLLISEDQYNMPIDDLDLSMRTYNCLRRSGITTVGQVLERTEEELLSLRNFGRKSYEELRQRLAELGILPLTAETLTGATEEEEEEELAEEGELAEEAQPEAAAPAEAVQEPVAEAPPEAEMKAPTPKEEKKRERRKEKAPAETIAGGDGQEAPEAEEIDPRWAKLRELKQQAEEEE
- the rplQ gene encoding 50S ribosomal protein L17; its protein translation is MDGRKLGRPTDHRLALFRNQVTDLLRYERIVTTEAKAKEVRGLAEKMITLAKKGDLASRRRALAFIYDKKVVRKLFDELGPRYADRPGGYTRITKLGRRQGDGAHLVQLELV